A genome region from Penaeus monodon isolate SGIC_2016 chromosome 14, NSTDA_Pmon_1, whole genome shotgun sequence includes the following:
- the LOC119580924 gene encoding uncharacterized protein LOC119580924 has product MLARGLPGATLVSPAQTGHTNLCPRYRKPILYNKFVNLDCAFYKSLTDGANWGCRFFQACDTNDASDQHSLQKQTKMADQLREKSGTQPPGHTPSTADNTCCSRRGRRVGA; this is encoded by the exons atgctcgcccgcggcctcccgggggctaccctgGTCTCTCCTGCACAAACAGGACATACCAACCTCTGTCCACGCTACAGAAAACCTATACTCTACAATAAATTCGTGAACCTGGactgtgcgttttacaagtccctcacagatggtGCCAACTGgggatgtcgcttctttcaagcttgTGACACGAACGATGCCTCCGACCAGCACTCTCTCCAAAAAcaaact aaaatggcAGATCAGCTGCGCGAGAAGTCTGGGACACAGCCGCCAGGACACACACCAAGCACGGCCGACAACACTTGCTGctcccgtcgaggacgacgggtgggtgcgtga
- the LOC119580926 gene encoding uncharacterized protein LOC119580926 yields the protein MEQEIEDLRREVELLRAERADQRGAPRLAVPDSVEGAVRATPVEMVQRNRCVPMFKGKEDELTGGEWITRVESEIERTAIQGDAAKVNFAVSYIHPDQGRAKKIAQMMTSEYISWEEFKKGILAQFSQKKKVWDEYLRDAERYKDESFEEWRNSDKAIEMNFTLLRVWPFPVDMFFSITMRALATTMVGCALDKYKIGEEWDIPKLRTISYSQIMEDFRRWVEKNPEKDLQFQSTLRPRFKTGDTGKVRLATVREEQPRETQKRDPSGQKGSKYFCDVHGWNNTHPKDRCWSLKKRGLPAGGRTKVGQGVQHSRTSKSTGARPKNPAKLKCFLCEEEGHMVINCPLKKSYYASTESKNSSAPSQGDGNEKE from the coding sequence ATGGAACAGGAAATTGAAGATCTGAGGAGAGAGGTGGAACTGCTGAGAGCTGAGCGAGCTGATCAGCGAGGAGCGCCTCGACTTGCGGTGCCAGATTCCGTGGAAGGTGCCGTAAGGGCGACACCAGTGGAAATGGTGCAGAGAAATCGCTGTGTCCCTATgttcaaaggaaaggaagatgaactGACAGGAGGCGAATGGATCACCCGTGTTGAGTCCGAAATAGAACGGACCGCAATCCAGGGAGATGCCGCGAAGGTAAACTTTGCAGTCAGTTACATCCACCCCGACCAGGGGAGGGCAAAGAAGATTGCCCAAATGATGACCTCTGAATACATCTCGTGGGAGGAGTTCAAGAAAGGTATTCTGGCTCAATTCTCCCAGAAGAAGAAGGTTTGGGATGAATACCTAAGAGATGCCGAGAGATATAAGGACGAGTCCTTCGAAGAGTGGAGGAATAGCGACAAAGCTATCGAAATGAATTTCACTCTTTTAAGAGTGTGGCCTTTTCCAGTGGATATGTTCTTCTCCATAACCATGCGAGCTTTGGCAACAACTATGGTAGGCTGTGCTTTGGATAAGTACAAAATAGGAGAAGAATGGGATATACCAAAGTTAAGGACCATATCATACTCTCAAATCATGGAAGATTTTAGGAGATGGGTGGAAAAGAACCCAGAAAAGGATTTACAGTTCCAATCAACTCTCCGACCTAGATTTAAAACAGGTGATACCGGGAAGGTTCGGTTGGCAACTGTAAGAGAAGAACAACCAAGGGAAACTCAGAAGAGAGATCCCTCTGGGCAGAAAGGAAGTAAGTACTTCTGTGATGTTCATGGTTGGAATAACACACATCCCAAGGATCGATGCTGGAGCCTCAAGAAAAGAGGACTACCAGCAGGCGGGAGAACCAAGGTTGGCCAAGGGGTTCAACATTCACGTACGTCGAAGTCGACAGGAGCCAGACCCAAGAACCCCGCAAAGCTTAAATGTTTCCTCTGTGAAGAGGAGGGACATATGGTCATAAACTGTCCACTGAAGAAAAGTTATTATGCTAGCACAGAGTCAAAAAACTCTTCGGCTCCGTCCCAGGGGGACGGCaacgaaaaggaataa